One stretch of Salvelinus namaycush isolate Seneca unplaced genomic scaffold, SaNama_1.0 Scaffold63, whole genome shotgun sequence DNA includes these proteins:
- the LOC120042185 gene encoding acyl-CoA Delta-6 desaturase-like: protein MGGGGQQTESSEPAKGDRGGPGGGGGGRGGSAVYTWEEVQRHCHRGDQWLVIDRKVYNITQWAKRHPGGIRVISHFAGEDATDAFSAFHPDPHFVRKFLKPLLIGELATTEPSQDHGKNAALVQDFQALRDHVESEGLLRARPLFFSLYLGHILLLEALALGLLWVWGTSWSLTLLCSLMLATSQAQAGWLQHDYGHLSVFKKSSWNHVLQKFVIGHLKGASANWWNHRHFQHHAKPNVLSKDPDVNSLHVFVLGDKQPVEYGVKKLKYMPYHHQHQYFFLIGPPLLIPVYFHIQILRTMFLRQDWVDLAWSMSFYLRFFCCYYPFFGFFGSVALISFVRFLESHWFVWVTQMNHLPMEIDHERHQDWLTMQLSATCNIEQSTFNDWFSGHLNFQIEHHLFPTMPRHNYHLVAPLVRALCEKHGVPYQVKTLQKGMTDVVRSLKKSGDLWLDAYLHK, encoded by the exons ATGGGGGGCGGAGGACAGCAGACTGAGTCAAGCGAGCCGGCCAAGGGTGACAGGGGTGGGCccggtggagggggaggagggcgaGGTGGCAGTGCAGTCTACACCTGGGAAGAGGTCCAGAGGCACTGCCACAGAGGCGACCAGTGGTTGGTCATCGACAGGAAGGTCTATAATATTACTCAGTGGGCGAAGAGACACCCGGGGGGCATCCGGGTCATCAGTCACTTTGCCGGAGAAGATGCCACG GACGCATTTTCCGCATTCCATCCTGATCCTCATTTTGTCAGGAAGTTTCTGAAGCCGTTGCTGATTGGAGAGCTGGCAACGACAGAGCCCAGCCAGGACCATGGGAAAAAT GCAGCACTAGTGCAGGACTTCCAGGCCTTGCGCGACCATGTGGAGAGTGAGGGCCTCCTCCGTGCCCGCCCCCTGTTCTTCAGCCTCTACCTGGGCCACATCCTGCTACTAGAGGCCCTGGCTTTGGGCCTGCTCTGGGTCTGGGGGACCAGCTGGAGCCTCACACTGCTCTGTTCCCTCATGCTGGCCACGTCTCAG GCCCAGGCTGGCTGGCTGCAGCATGACTACGGCCACCTGTCAGTCTTCAAGAAATCCAGCTGGAATCACGTACTGCAAAAGTTTGTCATTGGACACCTAAAG GGTGCCTCTGCTAACTGGTGGAACCATCGTCACTTCCAGCACCACGCTAAACCCAACGTGTTGAGTAAAGATCCTGATGTCAACTCACTGCATGTCTTCGTCCTGGGAGACAAACAGCCTGTAGAG TATGGTGTAAAGAAGTTGAAGTACATGCCCTACCATCACCAACACCAGTACTTCTTCCTCA TTGGACCTCCACTACTTATTCCAGTGTATTTCCACATCCAGATATTGCGGACCATGTTTTTACGACAGGACTGGGTG GATCTGGCGTGGTCGATGAGTTTCTACCTTCGCTTCTTCTGCTGTTACTATCCCTTCTTTGGTTTCTTTGGCTCAGTAGCATTGATCAGCTTCGTCAG GTTTTTGGAAAGCCACTGGTTTGTGTGGGTGACCCAGATGAATCATCTTCCTATGGAGATAGATCACGAGAGACACCAGGACTGGCTCACCATGCAG TTGAGTGCTACTTGCAACATTGAACAGTCAACTTTCAACGACTGGTTCAGTGGACACCTCAACTTTCAGATTGAACACCA TCTGTTTCCTACCATGCCCCGTCATAACTACCACCTGGTGGCTCCTCTGGTTCGTGCTCTGTGTGAGAAACATGGAGTTCCTTATCAGGTCAAGACTTTGCAGAAAGGCATGACTGATGTTGTCAG GTCACTGAAGAAGTCAGGGGATCTGTGGTTGGATGCATATCTTCATAAATAA